In one Geotoga petraea genomic region, the following are encoded:
- the aspC gene encoding aspartate aminotransferase, translating to MNLSEKIKSVEQSITLALNAKAIELEKKGEDIIKLTAGEPDFNTPKPIVEAAYEALKAGKTKYTASSGIIELRDKIAKYISKRTNNNYNSDNVVVTNGGKQALFNVLMAITNPGDEILVLDPSWVSYEAQIIMTGGTPVHIPLDFENGFQPDKKKIKRYITPKTKAILINSPNNPTGMVYSKDALQDIADIAKEHEIFVISDEVYELLVYEGTHYSISSFEGMKERTIIINAFSKTWAMTGWRIGYVVGPNEIISQVGKIQSHSTSNVNTPTQYAALKAFDVDVYPMFQEFKKRRDYVAKRLEKMNLKFILPNGAFYFFISVDEFGYSDKEFSEKLLSEVGLAVVPGSGFYKKGFIRISFATSQENLENALDRLEKFVMNFRG from the coding sequence ATGAATTTATCTGAAAAAATAAAATCAGTTGAGCAATCAATAACTCTTGCTTTAAATGCAAAAGCTATTGAATTGGAGAAAAAAGGTGAAGATATCATAAAGCTTACAGCTGGAGAGCCTGATTTCAATACTCCTAAGCCTATAGTGGAGGCTGCTTATGAAGCTTTAAAAGCGGGAAAAACTAAATATACAGCTTCAAGTGGAATTATAGAATTAAGGGATAAAATTGCAAAATACATATCAAAAAGAACTAACAATAATTACAATTCAGACAATGTTGTTGTAACTAACGGAGGGAAACAAGCACTTTTCAATGTTTTGATGGCTATAACGAACCCAGGCGACGAGATTTTGGTTTTAGATCCTTCTTGGGTTAGCTATGAAGCTCAAATTATAATGACTGGTGGAACCCCAGTTCACATTCCTTTAGATTTTGAAAATGGATTTCAACCAGATAAAAAAAAGATAAAGAGATATATAACTCCAAAAACTAAAGCTATATTAATAAATTCACCAAATAACCCAACAGGCATGGTTTATAGTAAAGACGCATTACAAGATATTGCAGATATTGCCAAAGAACATGAAATATTTGTTATTAGTGATGAAGTTTATGAATTGTTGGTGTATGAAGGTACACATTACTCAATTTCATCTTTTGAAGGTATGAAAGAAAGAACAATTATAATAAATGCTTTTTCAAAGACATGGGCCATGACGGGGTGGAGAATTGGGTACGTTGTCGGACCAAATGAAATAATTTCTCAAGTTGGTAAAATTCAATCTCATTCAACCTCTAATGTAAATACTCCAACACAATATGCTGCTTTAAAAGCTTTTGATGTAGATGTTTATCCAATGTTCCAAGAGTTCAAAAAAAGGAGAGATTATGTTGCTAAAAGATTGGAAAAGATGAATTTAAAATTCATTCTACCAAATGGAGCATTTTACTTTTTTATTTCTGTTGATGAATTTGGTTATAGTGATAAAGAATTTTCAGAAAAATTATTATCAGAAGTTGGACTAGCTGTGGTACCAGGTTCAGGTTTCTATAAAAAAGGCTTTATTAGAATTTCTTTTGCAACATCTCAAGAGAATTTAGAAAATGCTTTAGATAGACTAGAAAAATTTGTAATGAATTTTAGAGGGTGA
- a CDS encoding GlmL-related ornithine degradation protein, with protein sequence MKVNLLVAEIGSTTTVVTAFDKINTKEPKVIGQAEHYTTVKEGDVTIGIFKAIKRLEEKLKEKINWEKFIASSSAAGGLKITVHGLVYDMTVRAAREAALGAGGVLKYVTSGKMRKRHLEDVKKINPKMILLAGGVDYGEEDTILHNAEMISNLEIDVPIVYAGNINVAEEAKEILESKGKKVIITENVYPKVDQLNVQPARKIIQELFSKNIIHAPGMEKIHDIVDEEIIPTPGSVMLTTELLSEEFEDVLVVDIGGATTDVDSVTEGSPEIQKIMLFPEPVSKRTVEGDMGLFVNADNVYSMLDKKELEKNFYDHEELINKISPYPESERMEKFTAFMARKCFSESIVRHSGSIKYLFGPNGRQKVAQGKDLTAIKYIIGTGGILTRSRHRKYIMESIKELERPNKLMPGKKVKLGYDKDYIFAALGVLSTIDKESAKNILLQDIEWIE encoded by the coding sequence TTGAAAGTTAATTTACTAGTTGCCGAAATTGGAAGTACAACCACTGTTGTTACTGCATTTGATAAAATAAATACCAAAGAACCAAAAGTTATTGGACAAGCAGAACATTATACAACAGTGAAAGAAGGAGACGTAACTATCGGGATTTTTAAAGCAATAAAGCGACTTGAAGAAAAATTAAAAGAGAAAATTAATTGGGAGAAGTTTATTGCCTCTTCATCAGCTGCTGGTGGGCTAAAGATAACAGTGCATGGATTGGTTTATGATATGACAGTAAGGGCTGCCAGAGAAGCAGCATTAGGCGCTGGAGGGGTTTTAAAATACGTTACTTCTGGTAAAATGAGAAAGAGGCATTTGGAAGATGTAAAAAAAATAAATCCAAAGATGATACTTCTTGCTGGTGGCGTAGATTATGGAGAGGAAGATACCATTTTACATAATGCAGAGATGATTTCAAATTTGGAGATAGATGTTCCAATAGTATACGCTGGTAACATAAATGTAGCAGAAGAAGCTAAAGAAATTTTGGAAAGTAAAGGTAAAAAAGTTATAATCACTGAAAATGTTTATCCAAAAGTTGATCAATTAAATGTGCAACCAGCAAGAAAAATTATTCAAGAACTTTTTTCTAAAAATATAATTCATGCTCCAGGAATGGAAAAAATACATGATATTGTAGACGAAGAAATCATTCCAACTCCTGGATCAGTTATGCTGACGACAGAACTTTTGTCAGAAGAATTTGAAGATGTTCTTGTAGTGGATATTGGTGGTGCAACTACTGATGTTGATTCAGTTACTGAAGGAAGCCCAGAAATACAAAAAATAATGTTATTTCCTGAACCTGTAAGTAAACGAACTGTAGAAGGAGATATGGGACTCTTTGTAAATGCAGATAATGTTTATTCAATGCTTGACAAAAAGGAATTAGAAAAAAATTTTTATGATCATGAAGAACTTATAAATAAAATATCGCCTTATCCAGAGTCAGAAAGAATGGAAAAATTCACTGCTTTCATGGCAAGAAAATGTTTTTCTGAATCCATAGTAAGGCATTCTGGATCAATAAAATATTTATTTGGCCCTAATGGTAGACAAAAAGTTGCCCAGGGAAAAGATTTAACTGCAATAAAATACATAATAGGTACAGGAGGAATTTTAACAAGATCTAGACATAGAAAATACATTATGGAGTCAATTAAAGAGTTAGAAAGACCTAATAAACTTATGCCTGGGAAAAAAGTTAAATTAGGTTATGATAAAGATTATATTTTTGCCGCTTTGGGTGTTTTATCGACAATTGATAAAGAGTCGGCAAAAAATATTTTACTTCAGGATATAGAATGGATAGAATAA
- a CDS encoding deoxyribonuclease IV, translating into MITIYFGAHMKISNGIENVPKKTIDIGANTFQIFVKSPRTWGNPSITQESAEKFKKNMKKHNLSFDKVLVHSNYLINLASPKDDTWKNSINSMAEEIKAVQSLGITHYNIHCGSHLGKGEEYAVNRITEGLERVYDSLDLKLNICLENSSKKGNNYGFKIEHIGKLFENFKNSEKLKVVYDTCHGFDGNYDIRNDNDVEKLLELMSNSFGIENLRFIHLNDSKSPLNMGKDRHEKIGKGYIGKDGISNIINHSKLKNIPFILETPCDDEEHKEEIKLLKSWL; encoded by the coding sequence CTGATTACAATTTATTTTGGTGCTCATATGAAAATATCTAATGGTATTGAAAATGTCCCTAAAAAAACGATAGATATAGGGGCTAACACTTTTCAAATTTTTGTCAAATCACCAAGAACTTGGGGAAACCCTTCCATAACTCAAGAATCTGCAGAAAAATTTAAAAAAAATATGAAAAAACACAATTTATCTTTTGATAAAGTACTTGTGCATTCTAACTATCTTATAAATTTAGCTTCCCCAAAAGATGATACATGGAAGAATTCTATTAATAGTATGGCAGAAGAAATTAAAGCTGTTCAGTCCTTGGGAATAACCCATTATAATATACATTGTGGTTCACATTTAGGTAAAGGAGAGGAATATGCAGTAAACAGAATTACAGAAGGCTTAGAAAGAGTATATGATTCATTAGATTTGAAGTTAAACATATGCCTTGAAAATTCTTCTAAAAAGGGCAACAATTATGGGTTTAAAATAGAGCATATTGGAAAATTATTCGAAAATTTTAAAAACTCTGAAAAATTAAAAGTTGTTTACGATACGTGCCATGGATTTGATGGTAATTACGATATAAGAAATGATAACGATGTTGAAAAACTTTTAGAATTGATGAGTAACAGTTTTGGAATAGAAAACTTGAGATTTATACATTTAAATGATTCAAAATCTCCTTTAAACATGGGAAAAGATAGGCATGAAAAAATAGGTAAAGGTTATATAGGTAAAGATGGAATTTCAAATATCATCAATCATTCAAAACTTAAAAATATACCATTTATCTTAGAAACCCCTTGTGATGATGAAGAACATAAAGAAGAAATTAAATTACTCAAAAGTTGGTTATAA
- the ribF gene encoding riboflavin biosynthesis protein RibF, with protein sequence MYSVAVGTFDGVHKGHKYILNKNIENAKSNDLKPLAIMLRYPMSQYVNGFPGLLYPSWERAKFIKDLGMEVEIIDMQNVWNITHYKYLEILKERGVKYIVCGEDFKFGRGAIGDTRFLLKHAHRYDMKVQILHDLKEKGNRISSTMIRNAIKKGNIKLANKMLEKTWTLEGPVYEDRHIGQKLGFPTANIDIRFKEDIIFPKYGVYLVKGKIENIEKEYWGLMNVGVRPTYFENKKVPKVEVFFIDFDYNIYNKYVKIEIINYMREEVKFKNETDLIKAMNEDLRNAREIIY encoded by the coding sequence TTGTATTCTGTAGCAGTAGGGACTTTTGATGGCGTTCACAAAGGTCATAAATATATTTTAAATAAAAACATAGAAAATGCTAAAAGTAATGATTTAAAACCTCTTGCAATAATGTTAAGATATCCAATGAGTCAATATGTAAATGGATTTCCTGGATTACTATATCCATCTTGGGAAAGGGCAAAATTTATAAAAGATCTTGGGATGGAAGTGGAAATTATAGATATGCAAAATGTTTGGAACATCACGCATTATAAGTATCTTGAAATTTTAAAAGAACGTGGTGTGAAATACATTGTTTGTGGTGAAGACTTTAAATTTGGTAGGGGCGCAATAGGTGACACACGTTTTCTTTTAAAACATGCTCATAGATATGACATGAAAGTTCAAATCTTACATGATTTGAAAGAGAAAGGCAACAGGATCAGCTCAACAATGATCAGAAATGCCATTAAAAAAGGTAACATCAAACTGGCAAACAAAATGTTAGAAAAAACCTGGACTTTGGAAGGACCTGTTTATGAAGATAGACATATAGGACAAAAACTGGGGTTCCCAACAGCAAATATAGATATAAGATTCAAAGAAGACATTATATTTCCAAAATATGGAGTCTATTTAGTAAAAGGCAAGATTGAAAATATAGAAAAAGAATACTGGGGGTTAATGAATGTTGGGGTTAGACCAACATATTTTGAAAATAAAAAAGTTCCAAAAGTCGAAGTGTTTTTTATAGACTTTGATTATAATATATACAATAAATATGTAAAAATAGAAATTATAAACTATATGCGGGAAGAAGTTAAATTTAAAAATGAAACAGATTTAATAAAAGCAATGAATGAAGATTTAAGGAACGCAAGAGAGATTATTTACTAA